One region of Microbacterium sp. M28 genomic DNA includes:
- the purF gene encoding amidophosphoribosyltransferase codes for MCGIVGIVGNAPVNQDIYDALLLLQHRGQDATGIATAEANGVMHMAKASGMVREAFRTRDMRSLLGNVGLGHVRYATKGTASSEEEAQPFYVNAPYGIILIHNGNLTNTRELTAEMAHRYRRHLNSSSDTELLLNVLAGELQETTSLVDLDPDRIFEAVTRTHERIEGAYAVIAVIAGYGLLAFRDRFGIRPLILGRRPSTVPGREGRDEWVVASESLVLENGDYEVVRDVEPGEAVFITTDGELFTRQCAPVTQLAPCAFEYVYLARPDSIMNGISVYESRLRMGDRLADTIAKHVPLSEIDVVMPIPDSSRPAAMEVARKLGIEYREGFYKNRYVGRTFIMPGQAVRKKSVRQKLNAMSTEFQGKNVLLIDDSIVRGTTSKQIIQMARDAGALSVTFASAAPPIRHPHVYGINMPSRHELVAYGRTIPEIAEALGCDHLVYQEVEDLKAAITDGSAITDLDLSPFDGNYVTGSVSDEYLAWVESTQTS; via the coding sequence ATGTGCGGCATTGTCGGAATCGTGGGGAACGCCCCGGTCAATCAGGACATCTACGACGCTCTGCTGCTGTTGCAGCATCGGGGCCAGGACGCGACGGGCATCGCCACGGCCGAGGCCAACGGCGTCATGCACATGGCGAAGGCGTCCGGCATGGTCCGGGAGGCGTTCCGCACACGCGACATGCGGTCCCTCCTCGGCAACGTCGGACTCGGCCACGTCCGGTACGCCACCAAGGGCACCGCGTCGAGCGAGGAGGAGGCCCAGCCGTTCTACGTGAACGCGCCGTACGGCATCATCCTCATCCACAACGGCAACCTCACCAACACGCGTGAGCTCACCGCCGAGATGGCGCACCGCTACCGCCGCCACCTGAACTCCTCGAGCGACACCGAGCTGCTGCTGAACGTGCTCGCCGGCGAGCTGCAGGAGACCACGTCGCTGGTCGACCTCGACCCTGACCGCATCTTCGAGGCGGTCACCCGGACGCACGAGCGCATCGAAGGCGCCTACGCGGTGATCGCCGTCATCGCCGGGTACGGACTGCTGGCATTCCGCGATCGCTTCGGCATCCGTCCCCTCATCCTCGGCAGGCGTCCCTCGACGGTTCCCGGTCGCGAGGGACGCGACGAGTGGGTCGTCGCGAGCGAGTCGCTCGTGCTCGAGAACGGCGACTACGAGGTCGTGCGCGACGTCGAGCCGGGCGAGGCCGTGTTCATCACGACCGACGGCGAGCTCTTCACCCGTCAGTGCGCACCGGTGACGCAGCTGGCCCCGTGCGCGTTCGAGTACGTCTACCTCGCACGCCCCGACTCGATCATGAACGGCATCTCGGTCTACGAGTCGCGCCTCCGGATGGGCGACCGGCTGGCAGACACGATCGCCAAGCACGTCCCGCTGAGCGAGATCGACGTCGTCATGCCGATCCCCGACTCGTCCCGTCCCGCCGCGATGGAGGTCGCACGCAAGCTCGGCATCGAGTACCGCGAGGGCTTCTACAAGAACCGCTACGTCGGACGAACGTTCATCATGCCCGGCCAGGCCGTTCGGAAGAAGAGCGTCCGACAGAAGCTGAATGCCATGTCGACGGAGTTCCAGGGCAAGAACGTCCTGCTCATCGACGACTCGATCGTCCGGGGCACCACCAGCAAGCAGATCATCCAGATGGCCCGGGATGCCGGTGCGCTGTCGGTCACCTTCGCCTCGGCGGCGCCGCCCATCCGGCATCCGCACGTCTACGGCATCAACATGCCGTCCCGTCACGAACTGGTCGCCTACGGTCGTACGATTCCCGAGATCGCCGAGGCGCTGGGCTGCGACCACCTGGTCTATCAGGAGGTCGAAGACCTCAAGGCGGCGATCACCGATGGGTCCGCGATCACCGACCTCGACCTCAGCCCGTTCGACGGGAACTACGTCACCGGAAGCGTCTCGGACGAGTACCTCGCCTGGGTGGAAAGCACGCAGACGTCGTGA
- a CDS encoding ROK family transcriptional regulator, producing the protein MASNPHTAGVGDLFQLLRDGEPRTRAELAKTSGLARSTVAARVDELMRKGLIAPVADAASTGGRPPSQFALNPTAKVVIAADIGASHTTVAVTDLAGTVLAERTGRLAVSLGPESVLSWFAEAAHELIAEAGLTHDRVAAVGVGVPGPVEHATGRPAKPPIMPGWDDFDVPGWVQQHLQVPVLVDNDVNLSALGERAAAWPSTDHMIFVKVATGIGAGIISDGRLLRGAQGIAGDFGHVRVSRGADVPCHCGNTGCLEALASGPAIARSLNDRGVRAADGDDVVELVKAGNLEAIQAVRQAGRDLGEVLTASVSLLNPSVIAIGGAMARVGEHLIAGVREVVYRHSMPLATEHLAIVQSVTAGEAAVRGASLLAVEYALSPEILPRSFSLAE; encoded by the coding sequence ATGGCAAGCAATCCCCACACCGCCGGCGTCGGCGACCTGTTCCAGCTGCTTCGGGACGGTGAACCGCGGACCAGGGCCGAACTGGCCAAGACGTCTGGTCTGGCCCGATCCACGGTCGCCGCGCGTGTCGACGAGCTCATGCGCAAGGGGCTGATCGCTCCGGTCGCGGACGCCGCATCGACCGGCGGCCGCCCGCCGTCCCAGTTCGCGCTGAACCCGACCGCGAAGGTCGTGATCGCCGCCGACATCGGGGCCTCGCACACGACGGTCGCGGTGACGGACCTGGCGGGAACCGTGCTCGCCGAACGCACCGGCAGGCTTGCGGTGTCGCTCGGCCCTGAGTCCGTGCTGTCCTGGTTCGCCGAGGCCGCGCACGAACTCATCGCCGAGGCCGGTCTCACGCATGACCGCGTCGCGGCCGTCGGGGTCGGGGTGCCGGGGCCCGTCGAGCACGCCACCGGACGCCCGGCGAAGCCGCCGATCATGCCGGGGTGGGACGATTTCGACGTCCCGGGCTGGGTGCAGCAGCACCTGCAGGTGCCCGTGCTCGTCGACAACGACGTCAATCTCTCCGCGCTCGGCGAGCGCGCGGCCGCCTGGCCGTCGACCGACCACATGATCTTCGTGAAGGTCGCGACCGGCATCGGCGCCGGCATCATCTCCGACGGTCGCCTGCTCCGTGGAGCGCAGGGCATCGCGGGCGACTTCGGCCACGTCCGGGTGTCACGCGGTGCGGACGTGCCCTGCCACTGCGGGAACACCGGATGCCTCGAGGCGCTGGCATCGGGCCCTGCGATCGCGCGCTCGCTGAACGACCGAGGCGTCCGCGCGGCCGACGGCGACGATGTCGTCGAACTGGTCAAGGCCGGCAACCTCGAGGCCATCCAGGCCGTTCGTCAGGCCGGCCGGGATCTCGGCGAGGTGCTCACCGCGTCCGTCAGTCTGCTCAACCCCTCGGTGATCGCCATCGGCGGCGCGATGGCGCGCGTGGGCGAGCACCTGATCGCGGGAGTCCGCGAGGTGGTCTATCGGCACTCGATGCCGCTGGCGACCGAGCACCTCGCGATCGTCCAGTCCGTCACCGCAGGCGAGGCCGCCGTGCGCGGTGCGAGCCTGCTCGCGGTCGAATACGCGCTGAGCCCGGAGATCCTGCCGCGCAGTTTCAGCCTCGCCGAGTGA
- a CDS encoding ABC transporter substrate-binding protein has product MQRSKLVAITASVAVAALALTGCAGASGTDDSADGPITLEYWAWGTTQKPLVDAWNEAHPDIQVKHTDAGGGGDSSAKLVTAQRANNAPDVALVEYNTLPAMIVAGVAADISEYTGDLEKEYAPGVWSQATFDGTSYGVPQDAGPQALTYNQARFAELGIEVPTTWAEFATAAEQVRAADPDAYITTFAPAEFGGFAGFAQQAGAEWWTVDGDQWTVDFDDEASVAVADYWQDLIDRDLVLAEPLLTPEWNARLNEGNVLSWPAGLWAAGVINGVASDMAGQWAMAPLPQWTEGDSAVAFQGGSAAVVTTSSEHAEAAAEFAAWIGTSEEAAQIQIEEGQYPASLTGQKLTLDAEAPALMPQQDDYWEIAAQIAEDTIPEISWGPNVNVASSAFQDAMSAAVTNGTPLSEALTETEKVVVEDMKTSGFDVTAE; this is encoded by the coding sequence ATGCAACGCAGCAAGCTGGTCGCAATCACGGCATCCGTCGCCGTCGCCGCTCTCGCCCTGACGGGCTGTGCAGGGGCAAGCGGAACCGACGACAGCGCGGACGGCCCCATCACGCTCGAGTACTGGGCGTGGGGCACGACGCAGAAGCCGCTCGTCGATGCCTGGAACGAGGCGCACCCGGACATCCAGGTCAAGCACACCGACGCCGGCGGAGGCGGAGACTCCTCGGCCAAGCTGGTCACCGCTCAGCGCGCGAACAACGCGCCCGACGTCGCCCTGGTCGAGTACAACACTCTGCCGGCCATGATCGTCGCCGGTGTCGCGGCCGACATCAGCGAGTACACCGGCGATCTCGAGAAGGAGTACGCCCCTGGTGTGTGGAGCCAGGCGACCTTCGACGGGACCAGCTACGGCGTCCCGCAGGATGCGGGCCCTCAGGCGCTGACCTACAACCAGGCGCGCTTCGCGGAGCTCGGCATCGAGGTCCCGACGACATGGGCGGAGTTCGCCACCGCGGCGGAGCAGGTGCGCGCGGCCGACCCGGACGCCTACATCACGACTTTCGCACCCGCCGAGTTCGGCGGCTTCGCCGGATTCGCGCAGCAGGCCGGCGCGGAGTGGTGGACGGTCGATGGCGATCAGTGGACCGTCGACTTCGACGACGAGGCCTCGGTTGCCGTCGCCGACTACTGGCAGGACCTCATCGATCGGGACCTCGTGCTCGCCGAGCCGTTGCTCACCCCCGAGTGGAACGCGCGACTGAACGAGGGCAACGTCCTCTCATGGCCCGCCGGTCTCTGGGCCGCCGGCGTCATCAACGGCGTCGCTTCGGACATGGCCGGCCAGTGGGCGATGGCACCGCTGCCGCAGTGGACCGAGGGCGACAGTGCCGTCGCGTTCCAGGGCGGGTCGGCGGCCGTCGTCACGACCTCTTCGGAGCACGCCGAGGCCGCAGCGGAGTTCGCCGCCTGGATCGGCACGTCCGAGGAGGCGGCGCAGATCCAGATCGAGGAGGGTCAGTACCCGGCCTCGCTCACCGGGCAGAAGCTCACGCTGGATGCCGAGGCGCCTGCCCTGATGCCGCAGCAGGACGACTACTGGGAGATCGCAGCTCAGATCGCCGAGGACACCATCCCGGAGATCAGCTGGGGTCCCAACGTGAACGTCGCCTCCAGCGCGTTCCAGGACGCGATGTCGGCCGCCGTGACGAACGGGACGCCGTTGTCCGAGGCGCTGACCGAGACGGAAAAGGTCGTCGTCGAGGACATGAAGACGTCCGGATTCGACGTCACCGCGGAGTGA
- a CDS encoding zinc-binding alcohol dehydrogenase has protein sequence MSDKPQWLIREDASVPVLVALALRQELGVRTPEDLPVLRDLTVRAPDAVDATPELEKQWRDYWDMTVEPRAHPASVPLELIEGFDTLVALPQAGAEELRTAIAPFAQSSLTYARAAHRRYSDTMRHSAGGDAYRAYASAIAEFEREIGRRAHSFELNVQVLPFSQRGIWWIGALTVAVTDGLRRDVVAFDTAIRPVIAELA, from the coding sequence ATGTCCGACAAGCCGCAATGGCTCATTCGCGAGGATGCGAGCGTCCCTGTGCTCGTCGCGCTCGCCCTGCGCCAGGAGCTCGGCGTGCGGACACCGGAGGACCTCCCCGTCCTGCGCGATCTGACCGTGCGTGCGCCGGATGCCGTGGATGCCACGCCCGAGCTCGAGAAGCAGTGGCGGGACTACTGGGACATGACCGTCGAGCCGCGCGCGCACCCGGCGTCCGTGCCGCTCGAACTCATCGAGGGGTTCGACACCCTCGTCGCCCTACCGCAGGCCGGGGCGGAGGAACTGCGCACTGCGATCGCCCCGTTCGCGCAATCGTCACTGACATACGCCCGTGCCGCGCACCGACGGTACTCGGACACGATGCGCCACTCGGCGGGCGGGGACGCCTACCGTGCCTACGCGTCGGCGATCGCCGAGTTCGAGCGCGAGATCGGTCGCCGCGCGCACTCGTTCGAGCTCAACGTGCAGGTGCTGCCGTTCTCCCAGCGGGGGATCTGGTGGATCGGTGCGCTGACAGTGGCGGTGACGGACGGCCTGCGCAGGGACGTCGTCGCCTTCGACACCGCGATCCGTCCGGTGATCGCCGAACTCGCCTGA
- a CDS encoding MFS transporter → MSARPLWRGRALAVVGILLCAFSLRSAVASLSPLIDQISAEFPLSPTVLGLIGTAPPVCFAIFGLATPQLERRLGLERVTVVALAAIAIGLVLRGFSVDAVTLLLTTALIFAGVGMGNILLPPLVKKHFPDRLGLMMTLYTTAMSLSTFLPPLVAVPVADAASWRVSLGVWGVFAIAGVIPWIIMLVREKGAMPIVRPAAVEAAGPGEVEPVVLSTGPIAVAPTSSRTFARLVRLPLAWALAIVFGTSSTMAYVSFAWLPAIVTDLAGVSAATAGLLLSLFAFMGLPASLLVPVLVVRFQATRPLFLVAALSGIVGVAGLLFWADAVTVWLWITLFGVVGAMFPLALVLISIRARTPESAVALSSFVQSAGYIMAAAFPFTIGLLHDATDAWTVPLLVIAAVLVVSIPFGIVAGRRRTVEDEWEQRHGRW, encoded by the coding sequence GTGAGTGCACGTCCGCTCTGGCGCGGACGAGCGCTCGCCGTCGTCGGAATCCTGCTGTGCGCGTTCTCCCTGCGTTCGGCGGTCGCCTCGCTGTCGCCGCTGATCGATCAGATCTCGGCGGAGTTCCCGCTGTCGCCGACGGTGCTGGGACTGATCGGCACCGCACCGCCGGTGTGCTTCGCGATCTTCGGCCTGGCGACGCCCCAGCTCGAGCGCCGTCTCGGGCTCGAACGGGTGACGGTCGTCGCGCTCGCCGCGATCGCCATCGGCCTCGTGCTGCGCGGATTCTCGGTGGACGCCGTCACGCTCCTGCTGACGACGGCGCTCATCTTCGCCGGCGTCGGGATGGGCAACATCCTGCTTCCGCCGCTCGTGAAGAAGCACTTCCCCGACCGCCTCGGCCTGATGATGACGCTGTACACGACGGCGATGTCGCTGTCGACGTTCCTGCCGCCGCTGGTCGCCGTGCCCGTGGCGGATGCCGCCAGCTGGCGCGTCTCGCTGGGGGTGTGGGGCGTGTTCGCGATCGCCGGGGTGATCCCGTGGATCATCATGCTCGTCCGCGAGAAGGGCGCGATGCCGATCGTCCGCCCCGCGGCGGTCGAGGCGGCAGGACCCGGCGAGGTCGAACCCGTGGTGCTGTCCACCGGCCCGATCGCTGTGGCACCGACCAGTTCGCGCACGTTCGCGCGACTCGTCCGGCTCCCGTTGGCGTGGGCGCTGGCGATCGTGTTCGGCACCTCGTCGACAATGGCGTACGTGTCGTTCGCCTGGCTGCCGGCGATCGTCACCGACCTCGCCGGCGTCTCCGCCGCGACCGCCGGACTCCTGCTGTCGCTGTTCGCCTTCATGGGTCTGCCCGCATCCCTGCTGGTGCCGGTCCTGGTCGTGCGATTCCAGGCGACACGGCCGCTGTTCCTCGTCGCGGCCCTCAGCGGCATCGTCGGCGTCGCCGGTCTGCTGTTCTGGGCCGATGCGGTGACGGTGTGGTTGTGGATCACGCTGTTCGGCGTGGTCGGCGCGATGTTCCCGCTGGCGCTCGTGCTCATCAGCATCCGTGCCCGCACACCGGAGAGCGCTGTGGCGCTGTCGAGCTTCGTGCAGAGCGCCGGCTACATCATGGCGGCCGCCTTCCCATTCACGATCGGTCTCCTGCATGACGCGACGGATGCCTGGACGGTGCCGCTGCTGGTGATCGCCGCGGTCCTGGTGGTGTCGATCCCGTTCGGGATCGTCGCTGGTCGCCGCCGCACCGTGGAGGATGAGTGGGAGCAGCGGCACGGGCGCTGGTGA
- the purM gene encoding phosphoribosylformylglycinamidine cyclo-ligase yields the protein MAASPTNPYAEAGVDTVAGDLAVELMKSSVRATHGPEVLGGVGGFAGLFDASALLGYRKPLLATSTDGVGTKVAIAQAIDKHDTIGQDLVGMVVDDIVVVGAKPLFMTDYIACGKVVPERIADIVRGIAEGAAATGTALVGGETAEHPGLLGHRDYDVAGAATGVVEADAVLGAERVQDGDVVLALASSGLHSNGYSLVRHIVTGAGIGYGDNAADFGQTWGEVLLEPTRLYTLPLLRLIEALGGGVHALSHVTGGGIAANLARVLPQGSWAEVDRSTWSPSPVFRVLSDIAGSTLESAEGTWNLGIGFLAVVDAAKKDAAISALAGEGIPAWQVATIATGGRPTGHFEEGAKGVDGGAVRLVGAYADGAK from the coding sequence GTGGCTGCCTCTCCCACCAATCCCTATGCCGAAGCCGGCGTCGACACCGTTGCCGGTGATCTGGCCGTCGAGCTGATGAAGTCCTCCGTGCGCGCGACGCACGGACCCGAAGTGCTCGGCGGTGTCGGCGGGTTCGCCGGCCTCTTCGACGCATCAGCGCTGCTGGGCTACCGCAAGCCGCTGCTCGCGACGAGCACCGACGGCGTCGGCACGAAGGTCGCGATCGCGCAGGCCATCGACAAGCACGACACCATCGGCCAGGACCTCGTCGGCATGGTCGTCGACGACATCGTCGTGGTGGGCGCGAAGCCGCTCTTCATGACCGACTACATCGCCTGCGGCAAGGTCGTCCCCGAGCGCATCGCCGACATCGTGCGCGGCATCGCCGAGGGCGCCGCCGCCACCGGCACCGCGCTCGTCGGCGGCGAGACCGCCGAGCACCCCGGTCTGCTCGGCCACCGCGACTACGACGTCGCGGGTGCCGCTACCGGCGTCGTCGAGGCGGATGCCGTGCTCGGCGCCGAGCGCGTCCAGGACGGCGACGTCGTCCTCGCGCTCGCCTCCAGCGGTCTGCACTCCAACGGCTACTCGCTCGTGCGCCACATCGTCACGGGCGCCGGCATCGGCTATGGCGACAACGCCGCCGATTTCGGTCAGACCTGGGGCGAGGTCCTCCTCGAGCCGACCCGTCTCTACACGCTGCCGCTGCTGCGCCTGATCGAAGCGCTCGGCGGCGGAGTCCATGCGCTCAGCCACGTCACCGGCGGCGGCATCGCCGCCAATCTCGCCCGCGTCCTGCCGCAGGGCAGCTGGGCGGAGGTCGACCGCTCGACCTGGTCGCCGAGCCCCGTGTTCCGCGTGCTCAGCGATATCGCGGGTTCGACGCTGGAATCCGCCGAGGGGACGTGGAACCTCGGCATCGGCTTCCTCGCCGTCGTGGATGCCGCGAAGAAGGACGCCGCGATCAGCGCCCTCGCAGGCGAAGGCATCCCGGCCTGGCAGGTCGCGACGATCGCCACCGGCGGGCGACCGACCGGTCATTTCGAAGAGGGCGCCAAGGGCGTCGACGGCGGAGCTGTGCGCCTGGTCGGCGCGTACGCGGACGGAGCGAAGTAA
- a CDS encoding sterol carrier family protein, translating to MARRIDTGAGREALAAVRAAQDAGEKPARTDLATAVRYLLQLLDEKAPGNSVEVRVPPFGAVQVVQGPRHTRGTPPNVVEMDAATWIAVATGAEPWTDAAASGRVSASGIRADLSDLLPLRP from the coding sequence ATGGCGCGCAGGATCGACACGGGGGCCGGGCGCGAAGCGCTCGCCGCGGTCCGCGCCGCGCAGGATGCCGGCGAGAAGCCAGCGCGCACCGACCTCGCCACGGCCGTGCGCTATCTGCTGCAGCTGCTCGACGAGAAGGCGCCGGGCAACAGCGTCGAGGTGCGGGTGCCGCCCTTCGGCGCCGTTCAGGTCGTTCAGGGCCCGCGGCACACCCGCGGCACGCCGCCCAACGTCGTCGAGATGGATGCCGCGACGTGGATCGCCGTCGCGACGGGAGCAGAGCCGTGGACGGATGCCGCGGCATCCGGACGCGTGAGCGCGTCCGGCATCCGCGCCGACCTTTCCGATCTGCTGCCGCTGCGCCCGTAG
- a CDS encoding NUDIX hydrolase produces MTDPAGAREELLQATAAHDWGGPFPQLADPEAAREAAVLILFGVLDSIPSPTDDAVVARDLDVLLQRRASTLSSHPGQVSFPGGGREDGDADAAATALREAEEETGLDPSGVEVLATLPEIPLAASNHRVTPVLGWWRRPSDVAAVDHAETVEVFRVPVAQLLDPRTRFTSVLERGSMRFSGPAFDVDGTIVWGFTAMVLDGLFEACGWNVPWDRGDERPVEI; encoded by the coding sequence ATGACCGATCCGGCCGGCGCGCGCGAGGAGCTGCTGCAGGCGACCGCTGCGCACGACTGGGGCGGCCCGTTCCCGCAGCTGGCCGATCCGGAGGCCGCTCGCGAGGCGGCCGTGCTGATCCTGTTCGGCGTGCTCGACAGCATCCCCTCGCCGACCGACGATGCCGTGGTCGCCCGCGACCTCGATGTCCTGCTGCAGCGTCGGGCATCGACGCTCTCCTCCCACCCCGGCCAGGTGTCGTTCCCCGGCGGCGGGCGGGAGGACGGCGATGCGGATGCCGCGGCGACGGCTCTGCGCGAAGCGGAGGAGGAGACCGGGCTCGACCCGTCCGGCGTCGAGGTGCTGGCCACGCTGCCCGAGATCCCGCTGGCCGCGAGCAATCACCGTGTCACACCTGTGCTGGGCTGGTGGCGCCGTCCCTCCGATGTCGCCGCGGTCGACCACGCCGAGACGGTCGAGGTCTTCCGCGTGCCGGTGGCGCAGCTGCTGGACCCGCGGACGCGCTTCACGTCAGTGCTCGAACGCGGCAGCATGCGATTCAGCGGACCGGCCTTCGACGTCGATGGCACGATCGTCTGGGGCTTCACGGCCATGGTGCTGGACGGGCTCTTCGAGGCCTGCGGGTGGAATGTCCCCTGGGATCGCGGCGACGAACGCCCGGTCGAGATCTGA
- a CDS encoding potassium transporter Trk: MAPTDSHETVEATVRRVPRFGVFMGLGVVLGIIAAAIVTATGSYEESAALGIVYPPAQVFGFALLWTVPIGLALGGVVALILERSARRHDRVVRVDHETVTDASGDA, translated from the coding sequence ATGGCTCCCACCGATTCCCACGAGACCGTCGAGGCGACCGTCCGCCGCGTGCCGCGGTTCGGCGTGTTCATGGGCCTGGGTGTCGTCCTCGGCATCATCGCCGCAGCGATCGTGACCGCGACCGGCAGCTACGAGGAGTCGGCGGCGCTCGGCATCGTCTACCCGCCCGCCCAGGTGTTCGGCTTCGCGCTGCTGTGGACGGTCCCGATCGGGCTCGCTCTCGGCGGCGTGGTCGCGCTGATCCTGGAGCGCAGCGCGCGGCGGCATGACCGCGTCGTCCGCGTCGACCACGAGACGGTCACCGACGCGAGCGGCGACGCCTGA
- a CDS encoding aldo/keto reductase produces MSLTVTPLTLGTSGLGRGTEPGSPEEQQAVDTAVDLLTSRHGFVDTSNNYAGGRSEAVLGLAIARLGAQAGERVISKVDCDPDTGVFDRDRVLRSFDETTARLGVDRLPLLHLHDPYTVTFEEVMGPQGAVAGLIELRDSGRVDAIGVAAAPVPLMARYVATGAFDAVLIHNRFTLVDQSAAPVFADAQERGMTVFNAAPFGSGLLVTGAREGALYDYSPAPADLLAWVEGLERVCAAHAVPLAAVALQYSLRSPLVDSTVVGVAKPGRRAQSDQLIDTPVPDALWADVDALGAAPSPVDDSRYA; encoded by the coding sequence ATGTCTCTCACCGTCACCCCGCTCACCCTCGGCACGTCCGGCCTCGGCCGCGGAACCGAACCGGGTTCGCCCGAGGAGCAGCAGGCGGTCGACACCGCGGTCGATCTGCTCACCAGCCGCCACGGATTCGTCGACACGTCGAACAACTACGCGGGTGGTCGGTCCGAGGCTGTTCTCGGCCTCGCCATCGCCCGCCTCGGCGCCCAGGCGGGGGAGCGCGTGATCTCCAAGGTCGACTGCGACCCGGACACGGGCGTGTTCGATCGCGACCGCGTACTGCGCTCCTTCGACGAGACGACGGCGCGTCTGGGCGTGGATCGCCTGCCGCTGCTGCACCTGCACGATCCGTACACCGTCACGTTCGAGGAGGTGATGGGTCCGCAGGGAGCCGTCGCAGGACTGATCGAGCTGCGCGACTCAGGACGCGTGGACGCGATCGGAGTCGCCGCCGCACCGGTGCCGCTGATGGCGCGCTACGTCGCGACCGGTGCCTTCGACGCCGTGCTGATCCACAACCGCTTCACGCTCGTCGATCAGTCGGCGGCACCCGTCTTCGCGGACGCGCAGGAGCGGGGGATGACGGTCTTCAACGCCGCCCCCTTCGGATCCGGGCTCCTGGTGACCGGAGCGCGTGAAGGCGCGCTGTACGACTACAGCCCGGCCCCGGCGGACCTGCTCGCCTGGGTCGAGGGCCTGGAGCGCGTGTGCGCCGCACACGCGGTGCCGCTGGCGGCCGTGGCGCTGCAGTACTCGCTGCGTTCGCCTCTCGTGGATTCGACCGTCGTCGGCGTCGCGAAGCCCGGCCGCCGTGCGCAGTCCGACCAGCTCATCGACACGCCTGTCCCCGATGCGCTCTGGGCGGATGTGGACGCGCTCGGGGCAGCCCCGTCGCCGGTCGACGACAGTCGCTACGCCTGA
- the purD gene encoding phosphoribosylamine--glycine ligase → MKILVLGSGAREHAIILALRAESAEHEIFAAPGNAGIAADATLVSVDPLDGAAVTSFANTHAIDLVVVGPEAPLVAGVADVLRERGIPVFGPGKAAAQLEGSKAFAKRVMDAAGVPTGRAVRAATVAEVEAAFDELGAPHVVKADGLAAGKGVLVTPDRAEALAHASHYLAEGAVLIEEFLSGPEVSLFFLSDGDTVRALSPAQDFKRAYDGDEGPNTGGMGAYTPLPWLADDYGSEAEFVSLVTEQVALPVIRQLDAEGTPFIGLLYAGLILTESGVRVIEFNARFGDPETQVVLPRLVTPLSELLFAAASGTLEDQPQPEFSDEVAITVVLASEGYPEAPQTGRPIEGLSDAAAVDGVRIVHAATAGPDAPGGDLLATGGRVLNVVATASDFATARAQAYDAIGRITLEGSHFRTDIAARVAE, encoded by the coding sequence GTGAAGATCCTCGTCCTCGGTTCCGGTGCCCGTGAGCACGCGATCATCCTCGCCCTTCGAGCGGAGAGCGCGGAGCATGAGATCTTCGCCGCGCCTGGCAACGCCGGCATCGCGGCCGATGCGACGCTCGTCTCCGTCGACCCGCTCGACGGCGCAGCCGTGACGTCGTTCGCCAACACCCATGCGATCGATCTCGTCGTCGTCGGTCCGGAAGCGCCGCTGGTCGCCGGTGTCGCCGATGTGCTGCGCGAGCGCGGCATCCCGGTGTTCGGTCCCGGGAAGGCCGCGGCGCAACTCGAGGGCTCCAAGGCCTTCGCCAAACGCGTCATGGACGCCGCAGGTGTCCCCACGGGTCGCGCCGTGCGCGCGGCGACCGTCGCCGAGGTGGAAGCCGCGTTCGACGAGCTCGGGGCCCCGCACGTAGTGAAGGCCGACGGCCTGGCCGCCGGCAAGGGCGTCCTCGTGACGCCGGACCGCGCCGAGGCCCTCGCACACGCCTCGCACTACCTCGCCGAGGGCGCGGTGCTGATCGAGGAGTTCCTCTCCGGTCCCGAGGTCTCGCTCTTCTTCCTCAGCGACGGCGACACCGTTCGGGCACTCAGCCCCGCGCAGGACTTCAAGCGCGCCTACGACGGTGACGAGGGCCCCAACACCGGCGGCATGGGCGCGTACACACCTCTCCCCTGGCTCGCCGACGACTACGGCAGCGAGGCGGAGTTCGTCTCGCTCGTCACCGAGCAGGTCGCTTTGCCCGTCATCCGGCAGCTGGATGCCGAGGGCACGCCGTTCATCGGTCTGCTGTACGCGGGCCTCATCCTCACCGAGTCCGGTGTGCGCGTCATCGAATTCAACGCCCGGTTCGGCGACCCTGAGACCCAGGTCGTGCTGCCGCGTCTGGTGACGCCGCTGTCCGAGCTGCTGTTCGCCGCGGCATCCGGAACCCTCGAGGACCAGCCGCAGCCCGAATTCTCCGACGAAGTCGCGATCACCGTCGTGCTCGCGAGCGAGGGATACCCCGAGGCGCCGCAGACCGGTCGGCCGATCGAGGGGCTGTCCGACGCGGCGGCGGTCGACGGCGTGCGGATCGTGCACGCCGCCACCGCAGGCCCCGACGCCCCCGGCGGCGATCTGCTCGCAACCGGCGGTCGCGTGCTGAACGTCGTCGCGACGGCCTCCGATTTCGCCACCGCACGTGCGCAGGCCTACGACGCGATCGGCCGGATCACGCTCGAGGGCTCGCACTTCCGCACCGACATCGCGGCACGCGTCGCGGAGTGA